A window of the Bacteroidota bacterium genome harbors these coding sequences:
- a CDS encoding S9 family peptidase translates to MRIFATIIFAVLVVFSAVPQDKKPLTAEDIWKMKRIGSFVVNPAKTEAVFSVTTYDASKNESESDLFLLDLKTADYRKFTSSKGGESSPVWSPDGKKIAFVAKREGDERGQIYIISREGGEAVRLTEMPLGAGSIKWFPDGKKIAFAANTYPEAQGNLDTLKKLIKAKKENKVTAKVTEDRYYRYWDSWLTDGFVTHLYAVDVTTGKVTDLTPANEAILSAGGSGADFDISPDGLQIVLSANVTPKPYFKELNFDLFLLKTDGSGKMENITASNMAGDGGARFSPCGKFVFYLKTLDVNKLAENNKLARFELSSRKDTLLTAKIDLSIGEYEFDTKTGTIYFACDFKGRTGIFKVNPDGRDLQHVFAEGTNSGIDPDSSIVYFLNQNNSTPQRIVSYDQSSKKLTKIVDLNEELTAKIQFGKFEEHYYSGADKDSVQLFLLYPPNFDKTKKYPLIHLIHGGPHGAFSDDFHYRWNSQVFAGMGYVVAMVNFHGSTGFGEKFAESIVGAHGDKPYTDIMNANEFLFDKFDFIDENKVGAAGGSYGGYLVNYIAGQTNKFSALVSHAGVYNYYGQFASDMTHFRELAYGGAPWYNQEQVLKYSPSSYASKMITPMLVIHGEKDYRVVVTQGLELYGVLKGKGVPARLVYFPDENHWVMQAQNSIFWYKEVKDWFDRFLK, encoded by the coding sequence ATGAGAATCTTTGCAACCATCATTTTTGCCGTTTTAGTCGTTTTTTCTGCTGTTCCTCAGGATAAAAAACCTTTGACAGCCGAAGATATCTGGAAAATGAAACGAATCGGAAGTTTTGTTGTAAATCCTGCAAAAACCGAAGCGGTATTTTCAGTAACCACTTATGACGCATCCAAAAATGAATCCGAAAGCGACCTTTTTCTGCTTGATCTGAAGACTGCTGATTACAGAAAGTTCACTTCAAGCAAAGGAGGAGAATCATCACCTGTATGGTCACCTGACGGGAAAAAGATCGCTTTCGTTGCAAAGAGAGAAGGTGATGAGCGGGGACAAATTTATATCATCTCCCGTGAAGGCGGGGAAGCGGTACGCCTTACCGAAATGCCTCTCGGCGCCGGTTCAATAAAGTGGTTCCCGGACGGGAAGAAAATCGCGTTTGCTGCTAATACATATCCTGAAGCCCAAGGTAATCTTGATACACTCAAAAAGCTTATCAAAGCCAAAAAAGAGAACAAGGTTACGGCAAAAGTCACCGAAGACAGATACTATCGTTACTGGGACAGTTGGCTGACTGACGGTTTTGTTACACATCTTTATGCAGTAGATGTGACAACGGGAAAAGTGACCGATCTTACACCCGCAAATGAAGCAATTCTTTCAGCAGGGGGAAGTGGTGCCGATTTCGACATTTCACCTGACGGTTTGCAGATCGTACTTTCGGCAAATGTTACTCCAAAACCATATTTCAAAGAATTGAATTTCGACCTCTTCCTCCTTAAAACAGATGGAAGTGGTAAAATGGAAAACATCACGGCAAGTAACATGGCAGGTGATGGAGGTGCCCGCTTTTCACCTTGTGGCAAATTTGTTTTTTATCTTAAAACTCTTGATGTAAATAAACTTGCAGAAAACAACAAACTCGCAAGATTCGAACTTTCCTCCAGGAAGGATACACTTCTTACCGCAAAAATTGATCTTTCCATCGGTGAATACGAGTTTGATACAAAAACAGGCACAATTTATTTTGCATGTGATTTTAAAGGACGGACAGGAATTTTTAAGGTTAATCCTGATGGTAGAGATTTGCAGCATGTTTTTGCTGAAGGTACAAACAGCGGTATCGATCCCGACAGCAGTATAGTTTATTTTCTGAATCAAAACAATAGCACCCCACAGAGAATTGTGTCTTATGATCAGTCTTCAAAAAAACTCACCAAAATAGTTGACCTGAATGAAGAACTTACAGCAAAAATTCAGTTCGGAAAATTCGAAGAGCACTACTATTCAGGTGCGGACAAAGATTCTGTACAGCTTTTCCTCCTTTATCCACCAAACTTCGATAAAACAAAAAAATATCCTCTTATCCACCTGATTCATGGCGGACCTCACGGAGCATTCAGCGATGATTTCCATTACAGGTGGAATTCACAGGTTTTTGCCGGGATGGGTTATGTAGTAGCGATGGTTAATTTCCATGGAAGTACAGGATTCGGTGAGAAATTCGCCGAATCAATCGTGGGTGCCCATGGTGACAAACCTTATACCGACATCATGAATGCAAATGAATTTCTTTTCGACAAGTTCGACTTCATCGATGAAAACAAAGTCGGAGCTGCGGGTGGAAGTTATGGCGGATATCTTGTAAATTACATTGCCGGACAAACGAATAAATTTTCTGCTCTCGTCTCTCATGCCGGAGTTTACAATTATTACGGACAGTTTGCTTCCGACATGACTCACTTCCGTGAACTTGCATACGGAGGTGCTCCCTGGTACAATCAGGAACAGGTACTTAAGTACAGCCCGTCATCATATGCAAGCAAGATGATTACCCCTATGCTTGTCATCCATGGCGAAAAAGATTATCGAGTAGTTGTAACACAGGGACTCGAATTATACGGTGTCCTTAAAGGAAAAGGTGTACCTGCACGGCTCGTCTATTTCCCCGACGAAAACCACTGGGTAATGCAGGCTCAAAATTCAATCTTTTGGTACAAAGAAGTAAAAGACTGGTTCGACAGGTTTTTGAAGTAG
- the tnpA gene encoding IS200/IS605 family transposase has protein sequence MSHSTYTQIYLHIVFAVKSREKVLKSTFRQEVLKFITAIIQSRKHKVREINGVEDHIHILIGYNPIQSLPDLIRDIKSESSKFINEKRFIHGHFSWQEGYGAFSIGKTELDRIHIYIRNQEVHHLEESSISEIRRFLASYGHENPENYK, from the coding sequence TTGTCACATTCAACATACACACAAATATATTTACACATAGTTTTTGCGGTTAAATCGAGAGAAAAAGTTCTTAAATCAACATTTCGTCAAGAGGTGTTAAAATTCATTACCGCAATCATTCAATCACGCAAGCACAAAGTTCGTGAGATTAACGGTGTCGAGGATCATATACATATCCTTATCGGCTATAATCCCATTCAATCTCTTCCTGACTTGATCCGCGACATTAAATCGGAATCATCAAAATTTATAAACGAAAAGCGATTTATTCACGGGCATTTTAGTTGGCAGGAAGGTTACGGCGCATTTTCTATCGGAAAAACGGAGCTGGATAGAATTCACATATATATTCGTAATCAGGAAGTGCATCATTTGGAAGAAAGTTCTATTTCCGAGATAAGGCGTTTTCTTGCATCTTACGGGCATGAAAACCCTGAAAATTATAAATGA
- a CDS encoding FMN-binding protein codes for MTAKIITITFVIAISCLWNQTRGQEIKELTESIIRSEMGKGVSIKQEKYTIPAKAKKNAESASKQKFANDFIYIYTVSNKGKVTSYGLLDNVYGKAMPITFLVLFDTKGNILSSHIVKYREQYGGEVADKGWNKQFKGKNKDSDYTVGKAIDSISGATISANSVSKGIKKLAVLFHEIF; via the coding sequence ATGACTGCGAAAATAATCACAATTACATTTGTTATAGCCATTTCCTGCCTGTGGAATCAAACCCGCGGGCAGGAGATAAAAGAACTGACGGAATCGATAATCCGCTCAGAAATGGGGAAAGGTGTCTCCATCAAACAGGAGAAATACACCATCCCCGCAAAAGCAAAAAAGAATGCAGAATCTGCCTCGAAACAAAAATTCGCAAATGACTTTATCTATATTTATACAGTTTCCAACAAAGGGAAAGTCACCTCTTACGGACTCCTGGATAATGTTTACGGCAAAGCAATGCCGATAACATTTCTGGTACTGTTCGATACAAAAGGAAATATTCTCTCCTCACACATCGTAAAGTACAGAGAACAGTATGGTGGAGAGGTTGCTGATAAGGGATGGAACAAACAATTCAAAGGGAAGAACAAAGATTCCGATTATACGGTCGGGAAAGCAATAGACTCAATTTCAGGTGCTACTATCTCTGCCAATTCAGTCTCAAAAGGCATTAAAAAACTCGCTGTTCTGTTTCACGAAATATTTTAG